One Coffea eugenioides isolate CCC68of chromosome 2, Ceug_1.0, whole genome shotgun sequence genomic window, TACTATACAATAATGTATTTTAGAGTGTTTTAGACTTTAAATCTTTTtcagttatttttcaattactttttaagatttatttgaaatgtttgtgacaatatttttaaattcaaatcAGCAAGTGAATCAATCAAGTGTCCAAGGTCGTGATTCAACTGGTTTATGCAATTTAATCTCGATTCAATGATTTTAATAtatccaaaacaaaaaagaaaaattcaaaagctcACATAAAGTGTAGAAAAGTATATTTAGAATTTTCTGAGAGAGTCCTCGAACGGGTTTAAAGACTGCTGGTGTAGATAATATGAGGGATACTGCCCCATGTTTAACTTTTATGCTAAGGGCCATTGGTCCTCCCttgtaacaaaaaaaataaaaaataaaaagaggtTTAGAATGTCCAAGCAGCTCCCAATTCTTCACACCTATCATCGACTTCATTATTAGGTGCAGGCAAAACTACAAGAAACTTGACCATAAGAAGTTGCCATCGTCATCATCGTGAATAGCAGCATATGAATACCACTATATCTTGGACAAAGTTCACCATAAGGCATCATCTTTGTCATTTAAACTATTTCTAGAAATGGAAATTAAAAACAaccaacttaaaaaaaaaaggcgtTGAAGAATGTCTACGAATAAGAGGCCAATCATCACTATTTAAAGATTTAACGCACATTATCATTTTCTAAGTAAACTAAAATCAAACTTTTTCTCCAAACCCAACAAAtgttgtttctttccatcccacaaaagaggaaaaaaagaaaagaaaatgaagcatTAAGAAAAAACCATAAGAATATATTATAATTACATGTATAATATATTTAATATTGCTAATTATCATAATTATATTATTAGTTATAGATATGAAATTATGTagatgtaatataattaattttatcagtcatactaataattatatatttatactaatataaattattgattagttatattaatacatttatactaaattagcaattacaatttttattaattatacatttattcTATTATACACTTTTTATTAATTATATACCTTTTACTAATTaaatatttatactaaattattacttatatttttttactaattatatatattttttattcacTATAAACTTTTCCCCCATGGGTGGGCGGGACGGAGTAGGTGCGGGGGCACGGGATGTTTAGGCAACATGGAAGGATTTGGTTTTTCTCCAATGAATTCTCTCTCCATTTTTTACAATACACATTTGAATGAATGGCATGTATCTTCATTTACTAAGAAGGGACATGATCATTTTAAATTTGACACATGTCATGTATACAGATGTGTATTATGAGAAATGAATAAAGAATTGAGTAGCTTGAATTTGCAACCGGCTTTGACCCCATCCAAGATAGATTTTTTGCTGCCTCTCCCTCTCAAACATAGGGCCTCACAAGTTCCATTTCGTACAAGTTGGtgtaaattaataatttattctCAATCTAAACCAAATTACcctcaatttacactaaatgaTACTCTCTCCGTCATATTAAAAGTgtcatattttcctttttcgtctgttcTAAAATTAATGTCACTTATCACAATTGGCAATGAAAACTTTCCCTCATTTCCATTTTATGCCCTTAAATATATCAGATTCTTTTAATCTTTCAATGGACCCCAGAAAACTACAAAGAAGTGCACTTGATGGGTGTGAGGCCCAGAGCAAGTGCAAACAAGGGTCGTGCAAGATACTTTCCCAAAACGGCAAGAGACATTCTTGAGGCATGGATCCCACGCGTCTTGTCACCATTCCATTATCTTTCTACCATTTGACAAGTTATAATGCATAGAAACTAAATAAAGGTATTGCCGGAATCGTAGACCAAAACATTTGAAATCTTGGCACTGTTGAAAATAAGTGTGAGACCCAAAGTGCGACAAATATTTCAAGACAGAGGGAGTAATAATCAACTCATACCAAAGTGTATCTGATTTGCaccaaataataacaaattaacaTATACTAAACTGGATCTGATTcatgataggttgcaattttatcagttattttgttattaatttCCATTATTACATGacctgatgtggattaattattagattctactcacttttcataatttgcatttatttcaaaGAGTAGATCGAAAATACCACAACTaatgccaatttgacagtcatcgAAAAAGAATTCAAATAGAAGGCATGcagggcatttttggaacaaaGAGATACAAGCCCTTTTTGGTCATTTGGCCGAAGTCTTCCTCTTAAAAAAATGGGAGCCGCCGCACGGAAAGAGGCATCAGTTAGTGGATAGAATAGGAATTGAGATTGGGATGAGAACTATCTTCTTGGGATGAGCACTATCTTCTTGGATAGATTAGGAATTGAGATTGGGATGAGCACTATCTTCTTGTCTTCTTTAGTTTTTCGTCTTGTAGCGTAGCTTGGGGACTTGACTACGCTTTTTCAGCTTTGAGTAGTATCTTTTCCTCCGTATGCCAGAGGAAGCAAAAACAATGAATTGCCTCCAGTAGCTTTCTTTCCTTATTGAATAGAACGAATTTAATTCGGCCAATTTTCCAATTGATGGCCGCAGCTCTTGCTTCAATTTCCAGTGAGTTTTGTtcatcaaatatgaactaaGTTTTTCCCTCTAGTCAAGAGACAACGGGGGCTCTGGGTCACCTAAAAATTGTAAgatcaatttaatttaatttttttcttttatttattggtattcgcatatttctTGATTACTAtacttatggttatttaattaattgattgttttggatctggataattagttaatttggtaatctattgtcaattagggcatttaaatccgtaattgtttaattgttttgaaatagtgacaactggcacgattaggtttgtgtcagggggatatgtgggctaatctgaaataatcctaatagtgcgttatttggttagaatagggctcctctaatacgtaaggcaattggggaattaaatcttatgagcgtacctaggattatttctcaattagagcagtgattaacgagcgtaccttaatcaccgacacagtaaggaggggttgactatcatcacttgtttggcagttataacctatttattaataaataattggaattgcttgtgcatcgatgatcaattaggtgaaccattgttgaagttatttcttggctaaatctttaattttattaccttgattttagggaattgccatttgatttttagttacctattttattttatttttaattgttttggacctttaattattgttactTTAAGTTTAGTGAATTgctatttaatttctagttagttatttatttttatttttttatttgaatttctttgattgtcatcGTTTCTACAAAATCACCCCCTGTGTTACTTTGGACTTCTTAAGAGACAAATATTTCCAATCCCTGAGAATACGACCCTACTTACCCTGTCtataaattcataattatttgtgaaaaaaccatcccattcgggtatatcggatcaagcaaactcttcggaaacatgatgaatcaagtaacccattgcacacctagagtccctgctccagtacttggaatcgAGTTTTGGCTACTTTAACTGACaattaggtttatttttattattatacagGCATCTGAGCACCTGTCAATTCACATCAAACTGGATTTGATTCACACTGAAATCCTATTTATTTACACCGGAGGTCAATTTGTACGAAACACAAATTGTAAGGCTCGGATCCCTCTCTATCCGCTGTGACCAAGCACTGTTGGTCTTCACATTGACTTTCCACTATAGCCGATTTTTCCTTTGCCTCTTTATCAATTTCAGAAATGGAGCCTCACAAGTTCCATTTCGCACAAGTGTATAATAACAATTTATTCTCAATCTACACCAAATTGCCTTCAGCTTATACTGAATGACAATAATCAACTTATATTAAATGATAATAATCAACTTATACCAAAGTGTATCTGATTTACACCAATTAATAACAAGTTAACATATACTAAACTGCACCTGATTTATATCAAACTGGTTTTGATTTGCACCAAATGCTACTAATTTACAAAAGAGGTCAACTTATACGAAATTATACGAAACACAAATTGTgaggcctcggatccatcaATTTCCTGTGAAATTTGGATCATCAGGTAATATGTCTATCGCCAATAGTCTTACAGCGCGTCGTTACCAAAGCTTGCGCTCTCCATCTATTTAAGCAGCTCCAACTTCCCAAATTCCTTATACAGCAAACAGTAACAATTTAGCTactctcttttcctttctttccttgcatttctGGTGCAACAACCACGGACCATGTTGTTTGCTTGTGCTATCATTGCTCTTATTGTTATACTTTTCAGCCACTGGGTATATAGGTGGAGAAACCCCAAGTGTAACGGGGTATTACCACCAGGTTCGATGGGATTACCAATTATAGGAGAAACAATTCAGTACTTCACCCCTTATGCATCAGATGATGTTCCACCGTTCGTACAAAAAAGAGTGGCCAGGTATATCTAATCCCTCTTTTTCTTTCGTCGCCTGTTTTTCTTCATACCCTTTTTTCCCCCAACTATCCGATCCAGAATTCAAATCTTGAACTAGACAGTAGAGAAAACTCTAACACTCTCTCCTAGTTATTTGGCCAACCTCAGTACTCCAGTGGTCATCTAACCATTTCTTAACTGGCTATCACATATATATTTTAACAATATTACAGCAGTAATAGTTATAAATTAAGAGATGATGTTTGTCTTTGTAACATATTATCATGTCATTTGTAACATAATATCTTCAGCTGTAAGCTATATTATGTTACCATTTTTGTCAACTCTAGTATTCTTTCACATTTTATTTGTGCATTGTTTtgccttttctttgtttctttttttttttttcctttgggaATTTTCAGGTACGGGCCAATTTTTCGCACGAGTATAGTTGGGCAGCCAATCGTTGTATCAACTGATGCTGATGTTAACTACCGTGTCTTCCAGCAAGAAGGTAATGCTTTCCAAATTTGGTATACTGAGAGTCTCTTCCAGATAATTGGGAAACAAAGTGTAGTTGCCCATCATGGAGACTTCCACAAGTACCTCAAGAGCTTAACGTTCAAGTTTGTTAGCCCCGAAGCCTTAAGAGAGAGGCTAATATATGAAATGGATGACAGCACTCAAGAATCTCTAAGTTCTTGGAGTAAACTTGGAAAATTAGATGCTAGAGATGGAACTGCAGAGGTAAATTAATTAGCATCCTACTAGTTGATTATATTAATCAGGATGAATTCGGACAATACGTACAGAGCGTTGCATGAAAAGTAGTAATGAACAATCTCATTTTCTACAGTTGGTATTTAAATATGCTGCCAAGAAGATGCTTGGCTATGACGAAAGCAGGGATCGGCAAAAATTGAGAGACAGTTATAAGGCATTCATGGATGGCTTGATCTCATTTCCCCTCAACATCCCGGGAACACCGTTCCATGCTTGCTTACAAGTAATCAATTGTTGTTGTCGTTGTTCGTCATTTGGAATTCTTTTTATATTGAAAGATCGATGTTCATTATacctaaaaaaaacaaaaagatatTCATTATAAATATTTGACtaagtaaaatatttatgcTTTCATATATGCTGTATCAGCTTGAACGAACtatatgattttcattttccagGGACGTAAGAAAGCAATGAAGGTCATCCACGACATCTTTGAGAAGAAGCGCTCAGGCAATAATGGCGCTACGAATGACTATGACTTTGCGGACCATTTACTCGAGGAAATAAAGAAAGAAGACACTTTTTTGAATGAAGAAATTGCGAGGGACTtggtatttttgtttttatttgctGCCCATGAAACGACTTCAACATCTTTGACTGTGGCCTTGAGGTATCTAAATACCCATCCACGAGTTATGGCTGAACTAAAGGTCCATGACTTTCCGAAACAATTTCTCCCGTTGTTATCTGTATTTACCCTTCAATTCTCCAATTCTTGTCCAGGTTCAATACTTAAAAGGATTAATATTCTATATATAttgatagattttttttttggtcaaaggtcaacttttatatatatatatatttatatatactgACTGATAGTGTACATTGTTATGATTGGATGTTTACACTAACAGAGTATGTAAGAATGTTCCATACTTAAATAGCCAATCATTTTTGTAGAGAGAGCACGAAAATATTCTTGAAAAGCGAGAAGCAAAAGATTCCGGTGTTTCATGGAAAGAGTACAAATCTATGACTTTCACACATATGGTATGTTTCAATTAACCAGACATTTCATTGTATCCATCATTTGAATCATATAGTGAGCGAGCTACACCATCTACATCTTAAGTTTTGTTGTCTACTGTAGGTTATCAATGAAACGGTTAGACTTGCAAATATTGCCCCTGGGATTTTGCGCAAAGTTGTCAAGGAAGTTGATGTAAAAGGTATACTTCAATCTGTCATTTGGCATCTTCTTGAAAATCATTTGTCGCACTTTCCTTGTTTTAGACCCATGGTTCCTTTCTCCTgcagaaaaaagagaaagaaaaattctCTTTGATAACTACTTGGGTTGGGCATTTTTTCATGGGAGTAAAAATATAggaaataaatgatttgtttcCATTGTTCTtcctttcctccattataactTACAGTTCCGACTAATAAGTGCGAATGATTTGCAGGGTATACAATTCCTGCTGGCTGGACGATAATGGTTTGTGCACCAGCTGTTCATTTGGATCCTAATCTATATGAAAACCCCCTTGAATTTAACCCATGGCGATGGGAGGTAATTTGATCATCGGCAGATTCGAGTAATTTACACACAAGAAGGATAAACTTACGGAACAAAAGTTAAACAAAATCAAGTAAAAATAATTCAGGTTTTTTCTGCTTTCATTTCAATCAAAAGGGCAAAGAATTACACGTGGGATCAAAAAGTTTCATGGCATTTGCTGGTGGTACGAGGCTTTGTGTTGGTGCTGACTATGCAAAGGTGCAGATGTCACTTTTTCTGCATTACTTGGTCACACAATACACGTAAGGATTTCTAAATCACAATTCCCTTCATCTTCGCTTAAATACATATAGAAGCTAATtctaatatattataaattgaTGTCAACATAACTTCTTCCGTTTTTTAATATGCATGATTGCAAGAAGAAAATGATAACTCATCAAAAAAAGCTTGTATAATTTGAAATTTCAGCTGGAGAGTTCTTCCTGGAGCTGAGAGAATCCGGACACCTACTGGTATCCAATTCCCCAAGGGATTGCCTATTGAGATTTCCAAGAACAAATAGATTTTCAGCAGGGCAGTTCTCCAGTGAATTTACCTTTCAGAAGCGTATTTGTGATGTAGTAA contains:
- the LOC113759410 gene encoding cytochrome P450 87A3-like gives rise to the protein MEFFLATENVIPGMEGDEWFAAGGCVAPEMSPASPRKATVGFVLWDSLLCGVYGAQGMSTGFKRVPCHWVYRWRNPKCNGVLPPGSMGLPIIGETIQYFTPYASDDVPPFVQKRVARYGPIFRTSIVGQPIVVSTDADVNYRVFQQEGNAFQIWYTESLFQIIGKQSVVAHHGDFHKYLKSLTFKFVSPEALRERLIYEMDDSTQESLSSWSKLGKLDARDGTAELVFKYAAKKMLGYDESRDRQKLRDSYKAFMDGLISFPLNIPGTPFHACLQGRKKAMKVIHDIFEKKRSGNNGATNDYDFADHLLEEIKKEDTFLNEEIARDLVFLFLFAAHETTSTSLTVALRYLNTHPRVMAELKREHENILEKREAKDSGVSWKEYKSMTFTHMVINETVRLANIAPGILRKVVKEVDVKGYTIPAGWTIMVCAPAVHLDPNLYENPLEFNPWRWEGKELHVGSKSFMAFAGGTRLCVGADYAKVQMSLFLHYLVTQYTWRVLPGAERIRTPTGIQFPKGLPIEISKNK